The following proteins are encoded in a genomic region of Candida albicans SC5314 chromosome 4, complete sequence:
- the HCA4 gene encoding RNA-dependent ATPase (Putative role in regulation of cell wall biogenesis; Hap43p-induced gene; possibly an essential gene, disruptants not obtained by UAU1 method; flow model and rat catheter biofilm induced): protein MAKNLKKGKKVFNKSTRKINRLKEEEELAKLQERINNYDPKTDEASVSQFSDLPITENTLKGLKEATFVSLTDIQKKTIPIALKGEDLMGTARTGSGKTLAFLIPVIESLIRNKITEYDGLAALIVSPTRELAVQIFEVLTKIGKYNTFSAGLVTGGKDVQFEKERVSRMNILVGTPGRISQHLNEAVGMETSNLQVLVLDEADRCLDMGFKKQIDNILGHLPTTRQTLLFSATQSESVNDLARLSLTNPNKIGVSSDQEVSATPESLEQYYVKVPLDEKLDVLWSFIKSHLKSKILVFFSSSKQVQYTYETFRTLQPGISLMKLYGRHKQTSRLETTMKFSQAQHACLFATDIVARGLDFPAIDWVVQVDCPEDAATYVHRVGRSARFGRKGKSLLMLLPSEEEGMLKRLKIHKIEPKLMNIKQKSKKSIRPQLQSLCFKDPVMKNLGQRAFIAYFKSVHIQKDKDVFKVEELPAESYAASLGLPGAPKIKIKGGESNKEKKNASRKLIALAKTDADGEVQTGNEKVRTKYDRMFERKNQTILSDHYLNMTGNKVNSDGESEDEDFMTVKRKDHELKEEELPDLTIPVSKRQAKKALSRKATLASKGNPTKLKFDDDGVAHAIYELEDEDDFIKAGDAKKQKEEFVNKERETMKISDITDKEVERQKRQEKKRKRKEIERRMREEEEEDFDNEQTVVTLGAPDLDRDLQYDNGSDVEEPVSKKPKWFEGGDDDKSKNTNDGFVEYDEPETLEDLESLTARLIGN, encoded by the coding sequence ATGGCCAAGAATCTtaaaaaaggaaagaaagtgttcaataaatctaccagaaaaatcaatcgtttgaaagaagaagaagagttGGCAAAATTGCAAGAAAGAATTAACAATTATGACCCAAAAACAGATGAAGCATCCGTATCTCAATTCAGTGATCTCCCTATTACTGAGAATACTTTGAAAGGATTAAAAGAAGCCACTTTTGTATCTTTAACTGACattcaaaagaaaacaatcCCAATAGCTTTGAAGGGTGAGGATTTAATGGGAACAGCACGAACTGGATCCGGTAAAACATTGGCATTCTTAATTCCAGTGATAGAATCATTAATACGAAACAAAATTACCGAGTATGACGGGTTAGCAGCATTAATTGTTTCTCCAACAAGAGAATTGGCAGTGCAGATTTTTGAAGTCTTGACTAAGATTGGTAAATATAATACCTTCTCCGCAGGTTTGGTGACTGGTGGGAAAGATGTACagtttgaaaaagaaagagttTCGAGAATGAACATTTTGGTAGGTACTCCGGGAAGAATTTCACAACATTTGAACGAAGCTGTTGGAATGGAAACTTCAAATTTACAAGTATTAGTTTTAGATGAAGCAGATCGATGCCTAGATATGGGGtttaaaaaacaaattgacaATATTTTAGGTCATTTACCTACCACAAGACAAACATTGTTGTTTTCGGCAACTCAATCCGAGAGTGTTAATGATTTGGCAAGATTGTCGTTGACTAACCCAAACAAGATTGGTGTGTCATCAGATCAAGAAGTATCAGCCACTCCAGAGTCATTAGAACAATATTACGTGAAAGTGCCATtagatgaaaaattggatgTTTTGTGGTCATTTATCAAGTCACATTTAAAAAGCAAAATCTTGGTGTTTTTCTCATCCTCCAAGCAAGTCCAGTATACTTATGAAACATTTCGTACGTTGCAACCAGGTATatcattaatgaaattatatGGCCGTCATAAACAGACATCACGTTTGGAAACAACTATGAAATTTTCTCAAGCTCAGCATGCATGTTTGTTTGCAACCGATATAGTGGCGAGAGGGTTAGATTTCCCTGCCATTGATTGGGTTGTTCAGGTTGATTGTCCGGAAGATGCTGCGACATATGTGCATCGAGTTGGTCGTTCTGCGCGTTTTGGTAGAAAAGGGAAATCTTTGTTGATGTTATTACCCctggaagaagaaggtaTGTTAAAAAGATTAAAGATCCATAAGATTGAaccaaaattgatgaacattaaacaaaaatcaaagaaatcaataagACCACAATTGCAGTCGTTGTGTTTTAAAGATCCTGTTATGAAGAATTTGGGTCAGAGAGCTTTTATTGCTTACTTCAAATCTGTACATATAcaaaaagataaagatgTTTTCAAAGTTGAGGAGCTACCAGCAGAATCTTACGCTGCTTCTTTGGGATTACCTGGTGCACCAAAGATCAAAATTAAAGGTGGTGAATCgaacaaagaaaagaagaacgCATCAAGAAAATTGATAGCATTAGCAAAAACAGACGCTGATGGCGAAGTTCAAACCGGGAACGAAAAAGTTAGAACCAAGTATGATAGAATgtttgaaagaaagaatcaAACGATTTTGTCTGAccattatttgaatatgaCTGGCAACAAAGTAAATAGCGATGGAGAAagtgaagatgaagatttcATGACagtgaaaagaaaagaccatgaattgaaagaagaagaactcCCAGATTTGACAATACCGGTATCCAAAAGACAAGCCAAGAAAGCTCTTTCAAGAAAGGCTACGCTTGCATCTAAAGGTAATCctacaaaattgaaatttgatgatgatggtgttGCACACGCCATTTATGAATTAGAAGACGAAgatgattttattaaagCCGGTGATGCTAAGAAACAAAAGGAAGAATTTGTAAATAAAGAAAGGGAGACTATGAAAATATCAGATATCACCGATAAAGAGGTTGAAAGACAAAAGAgacaagaaaagaagagaaaaagaaaagaaatcgAAAGAAGAATGAGagaggaggaagaagaagatttcGACAATGAACAAACGGTAGTGACATTAGGTGCACCTGATTTGGATAGAGACTTGCAATACGATAACGGTTCTGATGTTGAAGAGCCAGTATCTAAGAAACCTAAATGGTTTGAAGGTGGTGACGATGACAAGAGCAAGAACACAAATGATGGTTTTGTTGAATATGATGAACCTGAAACATTAGAAGATTTGGAATCTTTGACAGCTAGATTGATTGGTAATTAG
- the MED20 gene encoding Med20p (Subunit of the RNA polymerase II mediator complex; involved in control of filamentous growth and Spider biofilm formation; rat catheter biofilm repressed), with protein MVTAVLLVQKANLETITQFHDQISNELPTAKGKWNFNFKIFRNNQYSIPQELVDTHEQAPESKFLFTLSPSYLRDSTITLINGKSAGVFTNSIEEELSELGHPSDLSIPNDHLRRGATTGLNDKFDNFIGAKLQSLWTQRQLIKGDGGQIYELENGNLCIRTSNVFLHGNFRGLLIQIEMSNSLCDTNNHNSFKEHFNKIVEKYGFPEGNLCCDVLDKKNLDKYGDLCLQYSKILNF; from the exons ATGGTAACAGC aGTTCTATTAGTTCAAAAAGCAAACCTAGAGACAATAACTCAATTCCACGATCAAATATCAAATGAATTGCCTACTGCCAAAGGAAAATGGAATTTCAACTTTAAAATTTTCagaaataatcaatattcGATTCCTCAGGAACTAGTGGATACTCATGAACAAGCGCCAGAATcgaaatttcttttcacgTTGTCACCATCCTATTTACGTGATTCCACAATCACATTAATCAATGGTAAATCAGCGGGTGTATTTACCAACTccattgaagaagaattgagCGAGTTAGGGCATCCAAGTGATTTGAGTATACCAAATGATCACTTGCGCAGAGGTGCTACTACAGGGTTAAATGACAAATTTGATAACTTTATAGGTGCCAAATTGCAAAGTTTGTGGACACAACgacaattgattaaaggAGATGGAGGTCAAATAtatgaattggaaaatggAAATTTGTGTATTAGAACGTCAAACGTATTTTTGCATGGTAATTTTCGTGGATTGTTGATACAAATTGAGATGAGCAATAGTTTATGTGATACTAATAATCATAATAGCTTCAAGGAGcatttcaacaaaattgtCGAAAAGTATGGGTTCCCCGAAGGAAACCTTTGTTGTGATGTATTGGATAAGAAGAATTTAGATAAATATGGAGATCTTTGTTTACAGTATTCAAAGATCTTGAACTTTTAA
- a CDS encoding Elongator subunit (Similar to S. cerevisiae Elp2, an Elongator complex subunit required for modification of wobble nucleosides in tRNA; repressed in core stress response), with protein MTSSEITQEAIFIGVNKQNFVSDYNPTNNIIAFGAANIVALWNPLSKSHNGVYHTLKKHESEVTGVKFIPNSPYLVSIGEDHIVNVWRENGKSYEFVQSLQDHTHSVTCIAVINENIFITGGSDHNIIIWVFNEAKQEFEYGNKFQVKSNYFPLALALQDIDTDNYLVAVGGTNNNIYIYTFEFKDGKVSALEKKAELTGHEDWVKCLQFVTEEPHKNYILASGSQDRYVRLWRLKLNDLIDDSDEDPTKLVLLSNKQYKFELANGSRAAFSFEALIMGHDDWISGLQWHPSCKVVGQDHKLQLLTCTADTALMIWEMDVDSGIWVCVSRLGEMSVKGASTATGASGGFWSCLWFIDPSTKEHYVLASGKTGSFRVYKSDENGQSFESVLGITGAVKDVNDIKWSVNGDYFTATSLDQTTRLYAPWKREGIESWHEFARPQIHGYDMICYDNISPTKFVSGGDEKILRVFEMTKSISKLLQNLCGTQIVEENEQLPITASLPVLGLSNKAENQIEQGDQQDVDNEDNTPEAAEDVLASLDSPPVEEYLQRYTLFPELEKLYGHGYEISCCATSPDGKLIASACRSNNAKHAVIRVFNVAQDYQQSQQVLSGHNLTISSLEFSPDGKYLLAVSRDRQFSLWEVINEQSGSFKLVELNPKAHARILWDCSWFPVGDSFTTVSRDKQIKLWKVSNDKVEMVVSTKLNDAITSVSVYKGGLFNNQAIVAVGLEDGGISIFAVDVANPEFRLISIVDKELTPSNRIEKLSFSNKLHNGKLLLGVGSKDTSARLYSIDSTIFT; from the coding sequence ATGACAAGCCTGGAAATAACTCAGGAGGCTATATTTATTGGTGTCAATAAGcaaaattttgtttcagATTATAACCCTACTAATAACATTATTGCATTTGGTGCTGCAAATATAGTTGCACTTTGGAACCCCTTGAGCAAAAGTCATAATGGAGTGTACCATACCTTGAAGAAACACGAGAGTGAAGTTACAGGTGTAAAATTTATTCCAAATAGTCCTTATTTGGTATCTATTGGGGAAGATCATATTGTAAATGTATGGAGAGAAAACGGGAAACTGTACGAGTTTGTTCAATCTTTGCAAGATCATACTCATTCAGTTACTTGTATTGCTGTTATAAATGAGAATATCTTTATAACAGGTGGATCTGATcacaatattattatttgggTATTCAATGAAGCAAAGCAAGAGTTTGAATACGGGAATAAGTTCCAagtaaaatcaaattatttcCCATTAGCTTTAGCACTTCAAGATATTGACACTGACAACTACTTAGTTGCTGTTGGTGGtaccaataacaatatATACATCTACacttttgaatttaaagaTGGGAAAGTTTCTGCATTAGAGAAAAAGGCTGAATTAACAGGTCATGAAGATTGGGTCAAATGCCTTCAATTTGTCACTGAAGAACCACATAAAAACTATATACTAGCAAGTGGGTCACAAGATAGATATGTTCGTTTATGGagattgaaattgaatgatttgattgatgattCCGATGAGGATCCAACAAAATTGGTGTTATTGTCAAATAAGCAATATAAGTTTGAATTGGCAAATGGATCAAGGGCGGCATTCAGTTTTGAAGCTTTGATTATGGGACACGATGATTGGATAAGTGGGTTACAATGGCATCCTTCCTGTAAAGTTGTGGGACAAGATCACAAATTGCAGTTGTTGACCTGTACGGCAGACACTGCTTTAATGATCTGGGAAATGGATGTTGATTCAGGGATCTGGGTCTGTGTTAGTAGATTGGGTGAAATGTCTGTAAAAGGTGCATCCACTGCTACTGGTGCCTCCGGTGGATTTTGGTCCTGTTTGTGGTTTATTGATCCTTCTACTAAAGAACACTATGTTTTGGCAAGCGGTAAAACTGGGTCCTTTAGAGTTTATAAATCTGATGAAAATGGGCAATCGTTTGAAAGTGTTCTAGGTATAACTGGGGCAGTGAAAGATGTTAATGACATAAAGTGGTCAGTTAATGGTGATTATTTCACTGCTACTTCTTTGGATCAGACAACAAGACTCTATGCACCATGGAAAAGAGAAGGCATTGAATCCTGGCACGAGTTTGCAAGACCTCAAATTCACGGATATGATATGATATGTTATGACAACATCTCACCAACAAAGTTTGTATCTGGAGgagatgaaaaaatattgcGTGTATTTGAGATGACAAAATCCATTAGTAAGTTGTTACAGAATTTATGTGGCACACAGATAGTAGAGGAGAACGAGCAACTACCAATAACAGCTTCATTACCTGTTTTGGGATTATCGAACAAAGCAGAAAATCAGATAGAGCAAGGAGATCAACAAgatgttgataatgaagataacACACCAGAAGCTGCTGAGGATGTTTTGGCTTCACTTGATCTGCCACCAGTTGAGGAGTACTTACAAAGATATACGTTGTTCCCTGAATTGGAGAAATTGTATGGTCATGGTTACGAGATTAGTTGTTGTGCTACATCTCCAGATGGTAAGTTGATTGCATCGGCATGTAGGTCAAACAATGCCAAACACGCCGTGATCAGAGTATTTAATGTTGCTCAAGATTATCAACAAAGTCAGCAAGTTTTACTGGGACATAATTTGACAATCTCAAGTCTTGAATTTTCCCCAGATGGTAAATATTTGTTGGCGGTTTCCAGAGACAGACAGTTTAGTTTATGGGAGGTGATTAACGAACAATCTGGCAGTTTCAAACTAGTAGAATTGAATCCAAAGGCACATGCAAGAATATTATGGGATTGTTCATGGTTCCCAGTTGGCGATTCTTTTACCACTGTATCCAGagataaacaaataaagtTGTGGAAAGTTTCTAACGACAAGGTTGAAATGGTGGTTTCTactaaattaaatgatgcTATCACCTCTGTATCAGTTTACAAGGGTGGTCTCTTTAACAACCAGGCCATTGTTGCGGTCGGACTAGAAGATGGAGGAATTTCCATTTTTGCTGTTGATGTTGCAAATCCTGAATTTAGACTAATTTCAATAGTTGATAAAGAACTTACTCCTTCCaatagaattgaaaaattgagcTTTAGCAACAAACTTCATAATGGGAAATTGCTTTTGGGTGTTGGGAGCAAAGATACTTCTGCTCGTTTATATAGCATTGATCTGACCATTTTTACATAg
- a CDS encoding uncharacterized protein (Ortholog(s) have enzyme activator activity, role in chromosome segregation and cytoplasm, nucleus localization), with amino-acid sequence MSDTSPKGILRNKPEGYVEETEFPDKLDRNEVIKNTRLNAQLASESSKGDEIRAKIAEKKKEQGLNSAELPEHLKWDEINLYKNEQEKTATMKIDEPKTPYEGGFNPEGEYYRDDDDNEGNGNGEVDDIPAFELGEGEFDKLPHETSGSLHGSRVIKDTNQQEKGEDKEEDSGERELTAEEKHKRFEEMRKQHYHMKALPLKQKIEIPDEDDEE; translated from the coding sequence ATGTCAGATACTAGTCCTAAGGGAATATTACGTAATAAGCCAGAAGGTTATGTTGAGGAAACTGAATTCCCTGATAAGTTAGATCGAAACGAGGTGATCAAAAACACCAGATTGAATGCCCAATTGGCATCAGAAAGTTCTAAAGGTGATGAAATCAGAGCAAAGATTGctgagaaaaagaaagaacaaGGTTTGAATTCTGCAGAACTACCTGAACATTTGAAATGGgatgaaataaatttatataaaaatgaaCAAGAGAAGACTGCTACTATGAAAATCGATGAACCCAAAACACCATATGAAGGAGGATTTAACCCTGAAGGAGAGTATTATAgggatgatgatgacaacGAAGGTAATGGAAATGGTGAAGTGGATGATATTCCTGCTTTTGAATTAGGGGAAGGAGAATTTGACAAATTACCCCATGAAACTCTGGGTTCTCTCCATGGTAGTCGAGTGATTAAGGATACTAATCAGCAGGAAAAAGGTGaagacaaagaagaagattctGGAGAAAGAGAGTTGACAGCAGAAGAGAAACATAAAAGGTTTGAAGAGATGAGAAAACAACATTATCATATGAAAGCGTTAccattgaaacaaaaaatagaaataccGGACGAAGACGATGAAGAATAG
- the ZUO1 gene encoding zuotin (Ortholog of S. cerevisiae Zuo1; a cytosolic ribosome-associated chaperone; likely to be essential for growth, based on an insertional mutagenesis strategy; Spider biofilm repressed) yields MSIVLPSGTTDGFKAVSKYSAPVRRPIEPVGRYFLAHASRTLRGHTWSEFEKLEAEKNVKQIEVNEDEDLGDEEQSEELLEHDPREWKTANLYAVLGLSHLRSKATEDQIRRAHRKQVLKHHPDKKSASGGLENDGFFKIIQKAFEVMLDPVKRRQYDSIDVENDPKPPAPKSKYDFFEAWGPVFESEARFSTKQPVPLLGNLESTKEEVDAFYSFWGRFDSWKTFEFKDEDVPDDTANRDHKRYIERKNIANRKKLKQEDNKRIIELVERAHAEDPRIKLFKEKAKKEKAAKKWEKESGSRKAAEEAAAKKAAEEAAAKKAAEEAAALKANSKKAKEAAKAAKKKNKRNIRAAVKDNNYFGDSAKSADIDADVDLLIEKFDDVKLGEVADKVKDADAASVKSTFVEVAKELVGAGSLDASYLKYFN; encoded by the coding sequence ATGTCTATTGTATTACCATCAGGAACTACTGACGGATTTAAAGCCGTCTCCAAATACTCTGCCCCAGTGCGTCGTCCAATTGAACCAGTTGGTCGTTACTTCTTAGCCCACGCCTCAAGAACTTTGCGTGGACACACTTGGtctgaatttgaaaaattggaagCTGAAAAGAATGTTAAACAAATCGAAGTCAACGAAGATGAGGATTTGGGAGATGAAGAACAAAGTGAAGAGTTATTAGAACACGACCCAAGAGAATGGAAGACTGCCAATTTATATGCTGTTTTAGGTTTATCTCATTTGAGAAGTAAAGCCACTGAAGATCAAATCAGAAGAGCCCACAGAAAACAAGTTTTGAAACATCATCCAGATAAAAAATCCGCTAGTGGTGGATTAGAAAACGAtggatttttcaaaattattcaaaaagCCTTTGAAGTTATGTTGGACCCAGTCAAGAGAAGACAATACGATTctattgatgttgaaaatgATCCAAAACCACCAGCTCCAAAATCCAAATACGATTTCTTTGAAGCTTGGGGTCCAGTATTTGAAAGTGAAGCAAGATTTTCTACTAAACAACCAGTTCCATTGTTGGGAAATTTAGAAAGCaccaaagaagaagttgatgCTTTCTACAGTTTCTGGGGAAGATTTGACTCTTGGAAGACTTTTGAATtcaaagatgaagatgttCCAGATGACACTGCCAACAGAGATCACAAACGTTATATTGAACGTAAGAATATTGCCAAcagaaagaaattgaagcAAGAAGATAACAAGAGAATTATCGAATTGGTCGAAAGAGCTCATGCTGAAGATCCAAGAattaaattgttcaaagaaaaagccaagaaagaaaaggcTGCTAAGAAATGGGAAAAAGAATCTGGATCAAGAAAAGCTGCTGAAGAGGCCGCTGCCAAAAAGGCTGCTGAAGAGGCCGCTGCTAAGAAAGCCGCCGAAGAAGCCGCCGCTTTGAAAGCCAACTCTAAAAAAGCTAAAGAAGCTGCTAAAGCtgctaaaaagaaaaacaagagAAACATCAGAGCTGCTGTTAAAGACAATAATTACTTTGGTGACTCAGCTAAATCTGCCGACATTGATGCTGATGTCGATTTGTTAATCGAAAAATTCGACGATGTCAAATTAGGTGAAGTTGCTGATAAAGTTAAAGATGCTGATGCTGCTTCAGTGAAATCTACTTTTGTTGAAGTTGCAAAGGAATTGGTTGGAGCTGGTTCTTTAGATGCTTCctatttgaaatattttaactag
- a CDS encoding guanine nucleotide exchange factor (Ortholog(s) have guanyl-nucleotide exchange factor activity, role in mature ribosome assembly and cytosol, nucleolus, polysome, preribosome, large subunit precursor localization), whose protein sequence is MAVINQPNSQIRLTNVSLVRMKKGKKRFEIACYQNKVQDWRSKVEKDIDEVLQIPQVFINVSKGQVANNDDLQKCFGTTNQDEIIAEILNKGEIQLNEKERNANLQQKQNEFLNIISTKCINPRSKKRYPPSMIEKVLNEVKFHLNPTKPTKIQALDAIKLLVEKQIIPIARAQMKVRITLSKKAYLKTFQDEIKPVIDQIVEEDNNGKQYEIVGIIDPINYRVLVTLIENTDGSNKVAKGEGSIEVLDMSAIKE, encoded by the coding sequence ATGGCGGTGATTAATCAACCAAATAGTCAGATCAGACTTACAAATGTTTCCTTAGTCCGAATGAAAAAgggaaagaaaagatttGAGATTGCAtgttatcaaaataaaGTTCAAGATTGGAGACTGAAAGTGGAAAAGGATATTGACGAAGTGTTACAAATCCCACAAGTTTTCATAAATGTTTCCAAAGGTCAAGTTGCTAATAATGACGATTTACAAAAATGTTTTGGCACCACTAATCAAGATGAAATTATAGCTGAAATCTTAAACAAAGGAGAAATTCAGTTGAatgaaaaggaaagaaatGCAAATTTACAACAAAAGCAAAATGAATTcttaaatataatttccACTAAATGTATAAATCCAAGATCTAAAAAGAGATATCCTCCAAGCATGATTGAAAAGGTATTGAATGAAGTCaaatttcatttgaatCCTACTAAACCAACCAAAATTCAAGCATTGGATGCCatcaaattattagttgaaaaacaaatcataCCTATTGCCAGAGCTCAAATGAAAGTGAGAATTACGTTATCTAAAAAAGCATACTTAAAGACTTTTCAAGATGAAATAAAACCTGttattgatcaaattgTGGAGGAAGATAACAATGGGAAACAATATGAGATTGTTGGTATTATAGATCCTATAAATTATAGAGTCTTGGTCacattaattgaaaatacaGATGGAAGCAACAAAGTCGCTAAAGGAGAAGGGTCTATAGAAGTATTAGATATGTCTGCCATAAAGGaataa
- the QCR9 gene encoding ubiquinol--cytochrome-c reductase subunit 9 (Putative ubiquinol cytochrome c reductase; shows colony morphology-related gene regulation by Ssn6p) produces the protein MLTVLGRLLERNSIYVATIFGGAFAFQGFFDVAVNKWWEEHNKAKLWKNVKGKFLEGEGEEEDDE, from the coding sequence ATGTTGACAGTCCTTGGTCGTTTACTTGAAAGAAACTCAATCTACGTTGCCACTATCTTTGGCGGTGCTTTTGCTTTCCAAGGTTTTTTCGATGTTGCAGTGAACAAATGGTGGGAGGAACACAACAAAGCTAAATTATGGAAAAACGTCAAAGGAAAATTCCTTGAAGGTGAaggtgaagaagaagatgacgaATAA
- the CRH11 gene encoding transglycosylase (GPI-anchored cell wall transglycosylase, putative ortholog of S. cerevisiae Crh1p; predicted glycosyl hydrolase domain; similar to Csf4p and to antigenic A. fumigatus Aspf9; predicted Kex2p substrate; caspofungin-induced), which produces MKFTTLATIASTLLFAANANADTCNPLKSSDCSPVPALGSSFLEKFDNGLGPHFESLKKQGTIDSGSNGLSLTMKKRFDNPSFKSNFYIMFGRVEVVLKGAEGKGIVSSFYLQSDDLDEIDIEMFGGDPYQWQSNYFIKGNTATYDRGGYHDIANPLKDYHTYVIDWTKDAVTWSVDGSVIRTIPKDNAQGFPQSPMAIYAGIWAGGDPSNQPGTIDWAGGITDYSQAPFTMGIKSVLVADYSSGKQYSYSDQSGSWESIKADGGKVNGRYDQAQDDIKKLESGQSVDSNDSSSSPSASSSDSSSTSSASSSSSSSSPSSTTSSSSSSSSSSSSSSSSSSEKSNAVPSASVIVFIGTKGGDKTTVTSSSGVSVPTSASVSTAAGTTSGSANSAPASAASSTASTVFISTGDAAPSSSASEKPSVSTTENNGAVSVAKTTSLFGFVALIGFLFV; this is translated from the coding sequence ATGAAGTTCACTACACTCGCTACTATAGCATCTACTTTGTTATTTGCTGCTAATGCTAATGCTGACACATGTAACCCATTAAAGTCAAGTGATTGTTCTCCAGTTCCTGCTTTGGGATCATcatttttagaaaaatttgacAATGGCTTGGGTCCTCATTTCGAAAGTTTAAAGAAGCAAGGTACTATTGACTCTGGTTCTAATGGTTTATCTTTGACTATGAAAAAGAGATTTGATAATCCTTCCttcaaatccaatttcTACATCATGTTTGGTCGTGTTGAAGTTGTTTTAAAGGGGGCAGAAGGTAAAGGTATAGTGTCGTCCTTTTACTTGCAATCAGATGATTTGGATGAAATAGATATTGAAATGTTTGGTGGTGATCCATACCAATGGCAATCCaattatttcattaaagGTAATACTGCTACTTATGATCGTGGTGGATATCATGATATCGCCAACCCATTGAAAGATTACCATACTTATGTTATTGATTGGACCAAAGATGCAGTTACTTGGTCCGTTGACGGTAGTGTTATCAGAACCATTCCAAAGGATAATGCACAAGGTTTCCCACAATCACCAATGGCCATTTATGCTGGTATTTGGGCTGGTGGTGATCCATCTAATCAACCAGGTACCATTGACTGGGCTGGTGGTATCACTGATTACTCTCAAGCTCCATTCACTATGGGTATTAAGTCTGTTTTGGTTGCTGATTATTCTTCAGGCAAACAATACAGTTATTCTGATCAATCTGGTTCTTGGGAATCCATCAAAGCCGATGGTGGTAAAGTTAATGGAAGATACGACCAAGCACAAGATGAtatcaagaaattggaaAGTGGACAATCTGTTGACTCCAATGATAGTTCATCCAGTCCATCCGCCTCTTCTTCAGATTCATCAAGCACATCTTCCGCATCATCCAGTTCTTCATCCAGCTCACCTTCATCTACcacttcatcatcatcatcatcatcttcctcctcctcttcAAGCTCTTCTTCATCCAGCGAAAAATCCAATGCAGTTCCAAGTGCTTCTGTGATTGTCTTCATTGGCACTAAAGGAGGTGATAAGACTACCGTTACCAGTTCTTCGGGAGTTTCTGTTCCTACATCTGCATCTGTTTCCACTGCAGCTGGTACTACTAGTGGGTCTGCAAACTCTGCTCCAGCTTCAGCTGCTTCAAGTACTGCCTCCACTGTGTTTATCTCAACTGGTGATGCCGCTCCATCTTCCTCTGCTTCAGAAAAACCTTCTGTTCTGACTACTGAAAATAACGGAGCCGTTAGTGTCGCTAAAACTACCTCCCTTTTTGGCTTTGTTGCATTGATTGGTTTcttatttgtttaa